The Tenebrio molitor chromosome 5, icTenMoli1.1, whole genome shotgun sequence genome has a segment encoding these proteins:
- the LOC138130170 gene encoding brachyurin-like, giving the protein MKLILLLLLTILLFITLLEKRNVAALNPTGRIIGGQAAYAGQFKFAAAIEVTTKTSKFFCGGSLLHHQWILTAGQCVHDGILFTIHLGSITLEGSDSARLTLATSEYVLHPEYNPNTLENDVGLIQLRRPVSFTAYVQPIATIADLEDYTDLVIIGWGQTSDSQAALSNVLNFVNVTSVSNLECKAVYGNQINDDMVCVAGQYNEGTCIGDSGGALVHYAPNSRRHVGIASFISSSGCESLDPSGFARTYSYKEWIKNVTGLSL; this is encoded by the exons ATgaagttaattttattgctCCTGTTGACAATTTTGCTCTTCATTACTCTTTTGGAA AAGAGAAATGTTGCCGCGTTAAACCCTACTG GACGCATTATTGGAGGACAAGCTGCATATGCAGGTCAGTTCAAGTTTGCAGCTGCAATTGAAGTCACAACTAAAActagcaaatttttttgcggTGGGTCACTACTCCATCaccagtggattctgacagcTGGTCAATGTGTACACGa TGGAATTCTTTTTACCATTCACTTGGGATCAATCACTTTGGAAGGATCAGATTCCGCTCGGCTAACTTTGGCGACTTCTGAATACGTATTGCATCCAGAATACAATCCAAACACTCTGGAAAATGACGTGGGATTGATCCAACTACGCCGACCCGTCAGTTTCACTG CTTACGTCCAGCCAATAGCTACTATTGCAGATTTAGAAGACTATACAGATCTTGTTATAATAGGATGGGGACAGACAAGTGACT ctcAAGCGGCTCTCTCTAACGTTCTCAACTTCGTCAATGTGACTTCTGTGTCCAACTTAGAATGCAAGGCAGTGTACGGCAACCAAATAAATGATGACATGGTTTGCGTAGCTGGACAGTATAACGAAGGAACATGTATT GGGGATAGTGGTGGCGCACTGGTGCATTACGCCCCTAACTCCAGACGCCATGTTGGAATAGCCAGTTTCATAAGCAGCAGCGGATGTGAAAGTCTAGATCCTTCAGGATTTGCAAGAACGTATAGCTATAAAGAGTGGATAAAGAATGTAACCGGGTTGTCATTGTAG
- the LOC138131810 gene encoding chymotrypsin BI-like, producing MKITLYFIFLLIDLLQLDAKAPRIIGGETARSGQFPFSAAIYIRTEDGSYFCGGALISNQWVLTAGQCVNRALSFTIHLGSNHLEQNDSNKIIVATSDYELHPDFNPDTLENDVGLIKLRQPVMYNDYIQRVLLAYDYTSDYTVVTGIGWGQTSDSVSGLSEELQYVTLSAIPNEECVAVYGNQISDHMVCVAGDYNEGTCSGDSGSPLLDNDPVSRSLRHVGIASFISGNGCENTDPSGYTKTYSFRDWIRNITNL from the exons aTGAAGATCACGTTGTATTTCATATTCCTCTTAATCGATCTATTGCAG CTTGATGCGAAAG CTCCTCGAATAATTGGTGGAGAAACTGCCCGAAGTGGACAATTTCCATTTTCCGCTGCCATATACATTAGAACTGAAGATGGTTCATACTTTTGTGGAGGTGCTCTAATAAGTAACCAATGGGTACTTACAGCTGGACAATGCGTTAACAG AGCTCTCTCATTTACCATTCATCTAGGTTCAAACCatttggaacaaaatgattcaaacaaaataatcGTAGCCACTTCCGATTATGAACTACATCCAGATTTCAATCCAGACACTTTGGAAAATGATGTGGGTCTAATCAAATTGAGACAACCTGTCATGTATAATG ATTACATACAGCGTGTTCTGTTAGCATACGACTACACTAGTGATTACACAGTGGTCACTGGAATTGGATGGGGTCAGACCAGTGATT CGGTCTCTGGACTTTCTGAAGAGCTGCAATATGTCACTTTATCAGCCATTCCTAACGAAGAATGTGTAGCCGTCTACGGTAATCAAATATCTGACCATATGGTATGCGTGGCAGGAGATTACAACGAGGGTACTTGTAGT ggCGATAGTGGGAGTCCTCTGCTGGATAATGATCCAGTTAGCAGAAGTCTGAGACATGTTGGCATTGCTAGTTTTATCAGCGGCAATGGATGTGAGAACACAGATCCTTCAGGATACACAAAAACTTATTCCTTCAGAGACTGGATAAGAAATATAAcgaatttgtaa
- the LOC138131552 gene encoding brachyurin-like: MQAVKSITVFLLLWTFHEGHAAATQSRKIGGRIVGGESAYSGQFPFSAAIYVQTASSTFFCGGALINNQWVLTAAHCVDGAISFTIRLGSNSLVDSDPNRVTVASSHYVAHPDYDPLTLEHNIGLIALRLPIQFTGYIQPIQLTDKEITTYNHLTAIGWGQTSDADPELSDDLQYVSLITITNEECKNVYGFQVSDDMICATGNYIEGTCLGDTGSPLIQHIYNPQGVRHAGIASFISGDGCDQPHPSGYTRTYLYLDWIANVTSGTY; this comes from the exons ATGCAGGCTGTCAAATCAATTACTGTTTTTCTTCTGCTGTGGACCTTCCACGAG GGACATGCTGCAGCTACTCAAAGTAGAAAAATCG GAGGAAGGATAGTAGGAGGAGAATCAGCCTACTCTGGTCAGTTTCCTTTCTCGGCTGCCATCTATGTGCAGACAGCCTCCAGTACTTTCTTCTGCGGAGGAGCTCTTATCAACAATCAATGGGTCCTAACAGCAGCTCATTGCGTGGATGG AGCAATTTCGTTCACAATTCGTCTCGGATCTAACAGTTTGGTGGACTCAGATCCTAACCGTGTCACAGTTGCAAGCTCCCATTATGTCGCCCATCCAGACTACGATCCACTCACTCTTGAACACAACATCGGTCTGATTGCTCTTCGACTGCCCATACAGTTTACCG GTTACATCCAACCCATTCAGCTGACAGACAAAGAAATCACCACCTACAACCACTTAACTGCGATAGGATGGGGCCAAACGAGTGACG CCGATCCTGAGCTTTCCGATGACCTACAGTACGTCAGCTTGATCACTATTACCAACGAAGAGTGTAAGAATGTATATGGTTTCCAAGTCAGCGATGATATGATTTGTGCCACTGGTAACTACATAGAAGGAACATGTCTT GGAGACACAGGAAGTCCTCTGATTCAACACATTTACAACCCTCAAGGTGTACGTCATGCTGGAATTGCAAGTTTTATAAGTGGGGATGGCTGTGATCAACCACATCCTTCTGGATATACTAGGACATATCTTTATCTTGATTGGATTGCAAATGTAACGAGTGGTACTTACTAA
- the LOC138130822 gene encoding brachyurin-like, translated as MKFFALLLVVFSSVLATPNHGGRIVGGQTARGGQFPFVAAIYITTSTGTYFCGGSLINNQWILTAAQCVDGGVTFRILLGSNTLEGTDANRVTLATATSVLHPSYDPETLENDIALIKLRLPIEFNQYIGAISLPSSFTPDYTSVTALGWGQIDDYNTGLSNELTWVSVATISNDECQLTYGAQITYNMMCAAGNYNEGICNGDMGGALIQTVGGTAVHVGVASFRSHNGCETTDPSGYVRTIPYVEWIRSVIEA; from the exons ATGAAATTTTTTGCATTACTTTTGGTCGTTTTCTCATCAGTTTTGGCGACACCTAACCATGGA ggACGCATTGTAGGAGGTCAAACTGCAAGAGGCGGACAATTCCCGTTTGTCGCAGCAATTTACATCACCACTTCAACAGGAACATACTTCTGTGGAGGTTCCCTAATCAACAACCAATGGATCCTCACTGCTGCACAGTGTGTCGATGG TGGCGTCACGTTTAGAATTCTGTTGGGTTCAAACACTTTAGAAGGAACAGATGCCAATCGCGTAACTTTAGCCACTGCCACTTCCGTTTTACACCCAAGCTACGATCCTGAGACACTAGAGAACGACATCGCTTTAATTAAACTTCGCCTTCCTATAGAATTTAATC AGTACATTGGTGCCATATCCTTGCCGTCTAGTTTTACTCCGGATTACACTTCAGTTACAGCTCTCGGATGGGGACAAATAGACGATT ataaCACTGGACTGTCAAATGAGCTTACTTGGGTCTCCGTGGCGACAATATCCAACGACGAATGTCAGCTGACTTACGGAGCTCAAATTACATACAACATGATGTGTGCCGCAGGAAATTACAATGAAGGAATTTGCAAT GGCGATATGGGTGGAGCTTTGATTCAAACTGTAGGTGGCACTGCAGTTCATGTGGGCGTGGCAAGTTTCAGAAGTCACAATGGATGCGAGACCACAGATCCATCTGGATATGTTAGAACAATACCTTATGTAGAATGGATCAGAAGTGTTATCGAGGCCTAA
- the LOC138130820 gene encoding brachyurin-like — MKLILLVILYATATSSTTTSLLASLSRKIEGRIIGGSTARAGEFPFSAAINIHASNGQYFCGGALIDPEWVLTAAQCVDGALQFTIVLGSNNLNENEPNRVTVAAEEHFLNPNYDAFTLQHDIALIRLRMPVELTNYIQPIRLPTADLTTHSVAVATGWGQTSDEDAGTVSNLNRVTITVLSNEECRLTYGTQIIDEMVCAEGNYNEGTCHGDSGSGLIQYFVGEPAAIVGISSFFSSRGCESTDPSGFTRVFPYVEWIKNTTGIV; from the exons ATGAAGTTGATCCTGCTcgttattttgtacgcaacagCGACATCATCTACAACCACTTCGCTGTTGGCCTCTTTGTCAAGAAAAATTG AGGGTCGCATAATCGGTGGTAGCACTGCAAGAGCTGGTGAATTCCCCTTTTCCGCCGCTATCAACATCCACGCCAGCAACGGGCAGTACTTTTGCGGTGGTGCTTTAATTGATCCCGAGTGGGTCTTGACAGCTGCCCAATGTGTCGACGGTGCTCTTCAATTCACTATCGTTCTCGGTTCAAACAACTTGAATGAGAACGAACCCAATAGGGTTACGGTAGCTGCAGAAGAACACTTCTTGAATCCCAACTACGACGCATTTACTTTGCAACATGACATCGCTTTGATTAGGCTCCGAATGCCCGTGGAACTAACTA ATTACATTCAACCAATAAGGCTACCAACTGCTGATCTAACCACTCATTCAGTTGCTGTGGCAACTGGATGGGGCCAGACTAGTGACG AGGATGCCGGAACTGTTAGCAATCTTAACAGAGTTACCATAACAGTCTTAAGTAACGAAGAATGTCGATTAACTTATGGCACACAGATTATAGATGAGATGGTTTGTGCTGAAGGAAATTACAACGAAGGAACTTGTCAC GGTGATAGTGGTAGTGGTTTGATACAATATTTTGTCGGTGAACCAGCAGCTATTGTTGGAATTTCAAGTTTTTTCAGTAGTAGAGGATGCGAAAGCACTGATCCATCAGGATTCACCAGGGTATTTCCCTACGTGGAATGGATTAAAAATACTACAGGCattgtataa